GGCTGCACGACCCCGGACATCGACGACGTCGTCGCCGCCTACATCGAGAACGGCCGCTGCTCGAGCGTGGGACCGGTCACCGGCGCGGGTTCGCAGGACCCGACGGAACCCGGCTACAAGGCCACCACGATGCTCTACGCGATGGGCCTGACCCAGCACACCTGCGGCTCACAGAACGTCAAGTCGTTCGCGGTCCTGCAGTCGCTGATGGGCAACATGGGCCGTGCCGGCGGCGGCATCAACGCGCTGCGCGGCATCCACAACGTCCAGGGCTCGACCGACATGGGCAACCTGCAGCACCTGATCCCCTTCTACTCCGGCAACCCGTCGGTCATGACCTCTGCCGACTCGAACGCGTTCGGCAAGTACATGGACAACCTGTGGGGCAACCCGGTCAACGGGACGGGCACCCGTGGCCAGATGAACGACTCCTACGACGACGCGTACAACACGGCCGCCATGGGGCTGCAGCAGACCGGGTTCATCAACATGACCTACAACTTCTTCGGCAACCCCTCGTGGCAGACGCGTCCGAACGCCAGCCGCACGCTCACGAACGCCCTGTACGACCTCTGGCCCAAGACCAACGGGTACGACCACATCACCATGTTCCGCAAGATGATCAGCGGCGATATCACGGCCGCGGTCTCCTGGGGTCAGAACCCCGCGGTCACGGAGCCGAACCAGGGCGCCGTGCGCAGCGGCCTGTACGCACTCGACACCCTCGTGGTCGTCGACATGTTCGAGAACGAGACGGCCGCCGTCTCGCGCAAGCCCGGAGGCGTGACCTACCTGATCCCGGCCGCCTCCCACGTCGAGGAGGCCGGCTCGGTCACGAACTCCGGCCGCTGCCTGCAGTGGCGCGAGCGCGCGACGCTGCCCAAGGGCAACAGCAAGTCCGATCTCGAGTTGCTGTTCCGCTTCGCCCACGCGCTCGACGGCGCCGGCGCCTTCTCGCACATCACCGCGCAGTGGTCGGCGCAGGGCCAGGGGAGCTTGAACGCCTACGCGGTCCTCTACGGCGACCGCTACGGGTGGACGCCGGGTGGCGCCACCGCGTTCGAGGACGTCAGCGGCACCGCGGAGATCTGGTCCGCGGGCGCGACCGCTCCCACCACCGGTACCGTCTACGGTTCCGAATGGATCGCCGAGCAGATGTACCGGGAGATGGGCACGCCGGCTACCGGCACGTCCTGGCTCTACGTGGGCGCTTACAACACCAACCGCACGCTGCACAAGCACGCCAATCAAGTCGACTGGGAGACCGACAACCGGGCGAAGAGCCGCAACACGTCCGACCCGAACGGGACGCTCGCCTATCCCGGCTGGGGCTACGCATGGCTCGTCAACCGCCGCGTGCTCTACAACAACACGGACGTCCCGGGCGACTTCAACGACTTCTTCATGGGTCCGGACTCGGTCGCGCGTCTCTACGTCACGAGCACGGGGCTCGCGGGCCGCACGCTCAACTACTCGCGCTGGTACCGCTTCTATCACAAGCTCGCGGACAAGCCCGACAACTGCCTCTCAGGCACGACGGCGCCGCACGTGCTCCCGGGCCGCTTCCCGGCTCACACGGAGCCCTACGAGACCCCTAAGGCCGACCTGGCCGCAGTCTGGGGTCGCAACACCAGGGGCAACGCGGCGTGGGAACTCGTTCCCGCGGACACGCCCGTGGTCGGCAGGGACGGTGGTGCGATACCGGCCGGGAAGACGCTGGCGAACGCTCTGGCTCTGACGAGCATCCGTTGCGTCGAGCACTTCCAGGGCGGTCCGATCACCCGCAACAACCCCTACAACGTCGAGGCCGAGCCCGAGCCGTGGATCGAGATCAACTCGCTGGACGCCAGGGATTTCGGCATCCGCACAGGCGACCTGGTCAACGTCATCAGCGCTCGCGGCGAGTCGGTAGACCAGGGAGACAACATGTACGGAGCTGTTCTCGCGCAGGGCTTCCGTGCCCGCGTGGGCGTGGGCGGTGAGCTGAACCAGCGCGTGGCAAAGGGCGTCGTCGCGATCCCATGGCACTGGGGAGACCGCGGCCTGTCGACAGGCAGCCGCGCGAACGACATCTGCATAGACGCGGGTGACGCGAACACGACCATCCCCGAGTACAAGGCCTGTCTCTGCTGGATCGAGAAGGCATAAGGAGGTGACGATCAGTGAGTAACGTGATGGCGATCCTTCAGGACGCCGACAAGTGCATGCGGTGCAACGGCTGTGTCATCTCCTGCAAGCGGACGTGGAAGATGAAGGCGCTGAACCCGGGTGTCCACAAGACGGCTCCCGACCAGCGTGTCATCATCAAGTCGCAGAACCGCATCGACAACGGTCCGTTCCTCAGGTACAGCTGTTGGCATTGTCCTTCGCCACCCTGCGCTCCGCGCTGTCCCTTCGGCGCGATCAAGAAGCAGGAGACCGGCGC
The genomic region above belongs to Coriobacteriia bacterium and contains:
- a CDS encoding molybdopterin-dependent oxidoreductase — translated: MTNNWTDMGNTSLVVVMGANPVENHPASMRHINIARDKGAKLIVIDPRKTRTALQADRFVRIRPGTDIAFVNGIVRGVIENMESRSDAVSEKFYQFLNETSDNTFYTDGDATTGSVTRAVSGSKYTDARFIVQPDGSDYARETIDGGTAQQISNLPQKAASVFDNPNTVYNRLKAHVAPYTPSVVANICGCTTPDIDDVVAAYIENGRCSSVGPVTGAGSQDPTEPGYKATTMLYAMGLTQHTCGSQNVKSFAVLQSLMGNMGRAGGGINALRGIHNVQGSTDMGNLQHLIPFYSGNPSVMTSADSNAFGKYMDNLWGNPVNGTGTRGQMNDSYDDAYNTAAMGLQQTGFINMTYNFFGNPSWQTRPNASRTLTNALYDLWPKTNGYDHITMFRKMISGDITAAVSWGQNPAVTEPNQGAVRSGLYALDTLVVVDMFENETAAVSRKPGGVTYLIPAASHVEEAGSVTNSGRCLQWRERATLPKGNSKSDLELLFRFAHALDGAGAFSHITAQWSAQGQGSLNAYAVLYGDRYGWTPGGATAFEDVSGTAEIWSAGATAPTTGTVYGSEWIAEQMYREMGTPATGTSWLYVGAYNTNRTLHKHANQVDWETDNRAKSRNTSDPNGTLAYPGWGYAWLVNRRVLYNNTDVPGDFNDFFMGPDSVARLYVTSTGLAGRTLNYSRWYRFYHKLADKPDNCLSGTTAPHVLPGRFPAHTEPYETPKADLAAVWGRNTRGNAAWELVPADTPVVGRDGGAIPAGKTLANALALTSIRCVEHFQGGPITRNNPYNVEAEPEPWIEINSLDARDFGIRTGDLVNVISARGESVDQGDNMYGAVLAQGFRARVGVGGELNQRVAKGVVAIPWHWGDRGLSTGSRANDICIDAGDANTTIPEYKACLCWIEKA